CGCGGCCCAGCTCGGAGGCGATGCGCTCGCCCAGGGAGAGCATGGCGGCGGACATAGCGGAGACGCGGTCCTCCTCGACGTCCGCCGGCAGGGCCGAAGCCATGATGAGACCATCCACGCTCACCACCGCGGATGCTTCAATGTCGGGACTGCTGGCCTGCAGATCACGCAGGCGGCTCACCATCAGCTCAGTGCGAGACCGGGTCATCATGAAGGACTCCTTTCCTCACTCGCCTGCCGGTATGTGCGATGGTAGGATTTCCCTGTCACACCGCCCATCATAGCACAATTATACGGATGCGTCAATCCCGACCTGGCGCCAATCAGACGCCGGCCGGCCTCCCCGCGCGCAGGGAGAGGGCCGGCGCGGAAAG
This region of Anaerolineae bacterium genomic DNA includes:
- a CDS encoding roadblock/LC7 domain-containing protein, translating into MTRSRTELMVSRLRDLQASSPDIEASAVVSVDGLIMASALPADVEEDRVSAMSAAMLSLGERIASELGRGALEQVYIRGANGYVFLSAVGEEAVLTVLARKDAKLGLVFLDMRRAAEDLSKLV